The Erigeron canadensis isolate Cc75 chromosome 1, C_canadensis_v1, whole genome shotgun sequence genome segment aaacaaacatacaATAATTGTTAATCTCACTTTTAAGAACAAATTGCATTTttgtccctgtgttatcacaccttttgcaagtttgatacaaacatgtgcAAAATCGCGAAACGAATTTCTGTCATATCACAcctgttgcaattttggtccaacaATAACGTTCCGTCTATTTTCTACCATTAAGGATATCATGATCAATGTGTCAACCCAGCACATGATGCCCTTAACGGTAAAAAATAGACGGAACGTTACtgttggaccaaaattgcaacaggTGTGATATGACAAGGATGCATTTCGTGACTTTCCACgtgtttgtatcaaacttgcaaaagGTATGATAACACAGataccaaaaatgcaattcgttccACTTTTAATATGTCAAGGAGTGAATTATTGGTATGGTGTTTAATCTTCAGATATTCAATCAGGATCCGAATCTCACTTTTGACATTTGTATAATgaaatattattagtatatgGGGTGTTAAGAAAAACAAGTTCTATTATTATATCCAATGTAAACAAACTTGTTGCAGAACAATTTGATGGATATCTAACAAAAGTTCTATTCATTTACAGCTCTCACTATGGGACTTTTTGTATGTTCCTTTAAATACTCCGATATGTCGTTTATATCTGACACAATTACTTTTGTGTTGTACTGTTCTTCCTTCTAAATACGTAACAGTTTGGAACATCGGATGCAACAAAAGCGAGAAGCCTTCTATTGATATGATCAATAAATAGTCAACActtataaatgatattatatgCAATGGATTTACTGATTTTTATGACATTAGGGCATACGGAATGGGAGAATGGATTGGAGCAGCTTGGGCCCAAACCGTCAGTTTCACCAATCTATGTGTTAGCGGGCTGGGCTGGAGGGCTGGAAGAAGGTTTCAAAAACCGGGCttcataaaattgaaaatgggAAGGAGCGTGCAAATTGAAACGTTGGGGTGGGGTATTTGGTCAAACAATATAGCCGTTTGAAGCTTtgattaaaattttcttttttttccctttttacctttatttaatcaattcttctttcatttcaaacacaacaacaatatattcaacaaaaacacatatactttcatataataaaaatgtCTACTTCATCTTCATCCAACGAAATCATCCTCCCGCCTATGCTACCCGACTTATCAACGGCTagttcgtttttattttttaaaagacgCGTTAGCGGCGGTGGAAGAGCTAGAAGACTCGGGTTCCTCTAATGACACCCGCGCATACATCGAGCGACATCAAGAAGAAGCCCATGAAAAGTTAATGCGTGATTATTTCGCGGAACCGCCAAAATTCGGCGAACGCTTCTTTCGTCATCGTTATCGCATGAGTAAACGgttgtttttaaagattgttGGTGACATTGAAGCTCAATACTCGTATTTTCAACAACATACGGACGCAAAGAATAGACAAGGTTTCTCGCCGATACAGAAATGCACGTCGGCAATCAAGCAACTCTCGATCGGTGAACCATCGGATAACTTCGATGAGTATTTATGCATGGCCAATCGCACGTCACGCAAATGTCTTATCAACTTTTGTGATGCGGTCATTAATATATATCGGCGCGAGTTTTTACATAGGCCGACGTCCCATGACATAGTTATGATCCAACAGCCGCATGAAGCGCGACATCATCTTCCCGGGACGCTTGGTAGTCTTGATTGTACGCATGTCGAATGGAGGTATTGTCCAAGGAGTTTGAAAGGGCAATACACACGTGGGGATCATAAAGTCCCTACGATCATGATTGAGGCTGTCGCTTCACAAGATTTATGGATATGGCATTCGTTTTTTGGTCCTCCCGGGTCAAATAACGATATTAATGTGTTGAATCAGTCGCCTTTGTATGACATGGTTCGAAATGGGACGGCTCCAAACTCATCATTCATTGTTCGCGGTCGCTATTACAAACGTGGCTATTTGCTAACTGATGGGATTTATCCTAGGTGGTCTATGTTTGTTAAAGCTTATCCACACCCTGTCGatccaaaagaaaagaagttcaAGAGAGTACAAGAAGCGGCAAGAAAAGATATTGAAAGGGTTTTGGTGTTCTTAAGGGAAAATGGAAGATTTTGGAGCGCCCGATTCGTTTTTACGATTTAGACAAGATCAGCAAAGTCGTCGAAGCGTGTTGTatattgcacaacatgatcattaAGGACGACGGGAGGACAATTTTACCGGTTCATATAATGGACCAACCGACACCGATAGTGTATGATCCTAGCGTTTTACCGGAGTTGCATGACGAAAACGTCCATCATCGTCTCCGGTATGATCTTACAGAGCATGTATCGGGTCTAGATTTGGCATACCCCGATGACCCTGCTTTTCAACCAACACCGATTGAAAATTTAATTTAGTATGTTTTAATATGTtgaagtgttttttattttagttgtttaaatgtagtattgtgtttttattattaatatgttgtgttttaataataaaaatgttatgtatttgatatatttaaaaaagaaaaaaaatgttggaaGGGTTGAATGGGAGGGTTGAAAAGGTAAAGTGAGATGGATGAATATTATTGGTTAGATTTGAGAGGGTTGATAAAATCTTTCCAACCACTCCTAGTACCCTTACTCCTTAATTTATAGTTTGATTGTAATTAATTTACTAGACACATATGTCGAAATATTCCTAAAGTTAAGCTCTAACTAACTACGATTTGAAAAGTATCAAGGGCCCGACTAAACCAATCTAACGAATTGAAGAAGGATGATATTTTTCGACTTTCACgaaggaaaataaaaatgaatcgAGTGAAATTAGATGAGATGGTCGATGAGATAAAGTCTAATGAAGATGTGATATGGACGGGACCATGTGCAATAAATCTAAATAGACCCACTCTTCATGCTCTATTACaatcttaaaattaatatttccaTGACTTTTAATTCTCTCATCTTGTCCAAACTTATTTCCGCATATATTTGCTCGTGAATCCTTTTCTAAATCACCGTAGCTATATTACTTTCCATTAACAAACTATACTAtatgtaactatatataattgttatataaGTGCACTacactatttttaatttttttgaacagcaattATAAGTGCACAACGGCAcactatttatatatactttcgtatatttttatttaaatatgacTACGGCATTTTACAACACAGtgacacacatatatacatataaataatttatatgacTGGAATTGCTAACAATATTCAGCTAAATATAGGACCATACCAAATATTTCAGCCAATAGTGGATAAAATCTCATAAAGTAATTACAAAGGTACTTGTAAAACAAATGAAATGTAATACTTCGTACGTAGTATGTATCATTGCCTAATCtgcttgctttttttttttttttttgacagcCTACCAACTATTATGTAATTTGACAAAAttgtgaaattgaaaaaaaaaaaaaaaaaaaacaaagttaaaaaacaaaatttctaGCAAATATTTCAATTCTAGGTAtagtatgtatatttttttttatagcaaaCTAATTTGTATCCATGTAAATCAGAAtaacaaaaaacatacatatacaagaaatgaaaaacatatataacaacGATCAAATTGACCAATATATGTTAAACCAATACAATCATAAATATGGAGTAGTATTATTGAAACTAACCCAAATAATAATGGATAAATATAAATGGGACAATCTCAAAGTAACTATGTCTTTTTGGCAAGATTTTCAAACGTTTGCTTAATAACCCTAGAGTAAGTTGGATTAGTGGTACTATAACCACCATCAACCACCAAGTTTAGACCAGTTACATACTTAGCCGCATCACTCCCCAGATACAATGCCGCCTCGGCCACATCCTCGGCCGTTGGCACCACCTCTTTCAACACCGCGGATTCACACACAATACCATCCACCATGGTCTTTTCCAACCCCATTGCATTTGTCAGCAACGGGGTTGAGACAGACCCTGGtgaaatacaattaaccctaaTCCCGTATTGCCCCAATTCCACACACAAGTTTTTCATCAACCCTAAAACCGCATGCTTAGACATTGTGTAAGCATGTGGAGACTCGCCTGCAAGAACAGAAGCTACACTTGAAGTAAACAAAATCACACCACGTTTCGCCGGTATCATAACCTTAGCAGCATGTTTAGCTCCTAAAAATGATCCAAACACATTTACATCAAACACACGTTTGAAGTTTTTGTTATCGGAGTCCAAGATTGTGAAATCAAGGTTTCCTGTGATACCCGCGTTGTTGAACATGATGTCGAGTTTTCCAAACGTGGAAACGGCCGTGCCCACCACGTGCTTCATGTCCGAATCTTGAGTAACATCGCAATGAACGTAAATAACGTTGTTGTTACCTGATTCCGAGACTATTTTGTTACAAAGAGAAATAGCCAAGTCATCTTGAACGTCCGCTATCACCACTTTCGCACCATGTCTAGCAAAGAGTCTCACCGTACTTTCACCAAATCCGCTAGCGCCACCGGTGACTATGGCTACCTTGCCTTCTAATCTGTATCATCATATGAATATAACAAGTGTAATTAATAAATACTCATGTAATATGTTAGCCAAATCTTTTATAGTAATTaagttttgagaaatgataTATGTAATAATTTGGGATGTACATGTGCGTATAcaacttatataaatattaagtcTTTTGGATGGAGAAGAATGAAGCTGATCGATCGAGTGAAGGAGCTAGCTAGAGATGTGGCAAATAATACCTGTGGTGACTAAAACCGTTCATCATGAGTTGCGTGTTACGAATAAATGAAAGGAGATCATGATTTATAGACCGCGCGTACGTACGGGCCGGATTCAAAAATATTGTACAACAGAATCACCACATTTATTTACGGAGTATTTATTTGCTGTtagttcttttatttatttattgtactTGATTAGTCGACGAGAATTTTTGACACGACACCCGCAACATGATCTATTAATATATGGTTCGGTTTGGATTGTCCTTCATAATCCGCCTGTCAACACTTTTAATACTGTATTACATATAAgaacacaaattaaatatcatatgtttCAAACATTTAGtattaagtattttaattaatacaagtatatattttcttattttatcttgggatttgctaaatacagactgtgtttaaggtgcataaattgtttgtacatttaccatgaaaatcaaggggtagacgcttttaatatggaaggtacaagtttttttatgcacgttaaatacagcctttagggctgtatttagcatttcccttttatcttaatatatatagtatgctacatgatttaaaataatttatgtttgcttataatttaatgaacctagacaaaataatttatttttgtcttattattaacattatCATCAATTTCAATCCAAGCTTGTTGTGAAATTTTCTGAGTTATCGAAATTAgtaataaacataaacatataaaatatcatAAGTCTAAACTCTCGTAAACAACAAACTCGTAATAATCAAACCAATGACCTACTTTACCGAATTATTATATCTCATGTAATAGGGAACCGATCTGTACACAACCAAGTTTTTAACCGAACACTTCAATGACTTCATAACAAGCAATAATACGATCGGttatttagtttttgattattGTTATTACGATACACAGTTACGGCAACTATTATGTTGCtttatcttaataaaaaaaataaagacgTACAATAGCACTTATGTGTGGTTTGCGGTTGCTAATAGAAATGAATTATTGATAGACATAAATGGGCTTACAGCCCACCATCAAGCCAATGTGAAGGATAGAAATGGTTGAAGCTTTAAATGCCCACTATTATGTCCCAAAAGGGTGGCATCCCATGTTCGAAATTACCCCAGCCAACTCAAGAACAACAAATTGACACCAATTTGGTAGGTACAAGGGGTGTAACTGAGACGAGACAGTTCGCGAGTTACCTGAAATCGACTCGCAAATCACTTGAAATCGACTCGGTTTTAGGCGAGCAGGGCTCGAGCTTGAGCTACTCGAGTAGACTTTCGAGAACTATTAAGctgggtggtgatgtaatggcggtaGCGGCGATG includes the following:
- the LOC122595506 gene encoding putative nuclease HARBI1, with amino-acid sequence MRDYFAEPPKFGERFFRHRYRMSKRLFLKIVGDIEAQYSYFQQHTDAKNRQGFSPIQKCTSAIKQLSIGEPSDNFDEYLCMANRTSRKCLINFCDAVINIYRREFLHRPTSHDIVMIQQPHEARHHLPGTLGSLDCTHVEWRYCPRSLKGQYTRGDHKVPTIMIEAVASQDLWIWHSFFGPPGSNNDINVLNQSPLYDMVRNGTAPNSSFIVRGRYYKRGYLLTDGIYPRWSMFVKAYPHPVDPKEKKFKRVQEAARKDIERVLVFLRENGRFWSARFVFTI
- the LOC122578196 gene encoding secoisolariciresinol dehydrogenase-like codes for the protein MMNGFSHHRLEGKVAIVTGGASGFGESTVRLFARHGAKVVIADVQDDLAISLCNKIVSESGNNNVIYVHCDVTQDSDMKHVVGTAVSTFGKLDIMFNNAGITGNLDFTILDSDNKNFKRVFDVNVFGSFLGAKHAAKVMIPAKRGVILFTSSVASVLAGESPHAYTMSKHAVLGLMKNLCVELGQYGIRVNCISPGSVSTPLLTNAMGLEKTMVDGIVCESAVLKEVVPTAEDVAEAALYLGSDAAKYVTGLNLVVDGGYSTTNPTYSRVIKQTFENLAKKT